One Cardinium endosymbiont cEper1 of Encarsia pergandiella genomic region harbors:
- a CDS encoding ABC transporter permease, whose translation MRTTFTGFGVMWAMFILVLLQGAGNGFYNGMVKKFQSYSSQVISIYGGHRSTGTIHLTERLTDDLALHLNVFEHIMPLFATDCSVIYGQAAHKSNILGVRVGYEKMKHLELVEGRFFTERDGIQKLPVCVLGFKMKTKMFGSQSATRTFVTIDGTTFSVIGVLEATAGQDDHRVIIPSSLFKALFPRNGESIDCMMSTLAPKQNPIKVEKKIRAYLARRLNFEAQDKQALYIRHLSKEARPFQILFVVMQGFIWFLGLCFLVSGVVGIGNMMRVVVKERTQELAIRKVMGAQSSDIMDLILLESIIINFISGVLGLGIGISMLQWMNTYLLPIIEKHGIAHFEFHFSMVVSALIVLILSGCLAGIIPAKRALYIKPIDALNNE comes from the coding sequence ATGAGAACCACTTTTACCGGATTTGGTGTAATGTGGGCGATGTTTATTTTAGTGCTTTTACAAGGAGCAGGTAATGGATTTTACAATGGTATGGTGAAAAAATTTCAAAGCTATAGTAGCCAAGTCATCTCCATTTATGGAGGCCATAGATCAACTGGTACCATCCATCTAACCGAACGACTAACAGACGATCTAGCCCTTCATTTGAATGTTTTTGAACACATCATGCCTCTATTTGCAACCGATTGTTCGGTTATATATGGGCAAGCTGCACATAAAAGTAATATATTAGGGGTCCGTGTGGGTTATGAAAAAATGAAACATTTGGAACTGGTAGAGGGGCGCTTTTTTACTGAACGTGATGGAATACAAAAACTTCCAGTCTGCGTACTAGGTTTTAAAATGAAAACGAAAATGTTTGGGAGCCAATCAGCAACTCGAACCTTTGTCACAATAGATGGCACTACCTTCTCTGTGATTGGCGTATTAGAAGCAACTGCTGGTCAAGATGACCATCGGGTCATTATCCCAAGCAGCCTATTTAAAGCATTGTTTCCGCGTAATGGGGAAAGTATTGATTGCATGATGTCAACTTTAGCGCCCAAACAAAATCCTATAAAGGTAGAAAAAAAAATTCGGGCTTATTTGGCTAGGCGGCTCAATTTTGAAGCGCAAGATAAACAAGCACTGTACATAAGACATCTATCTAAAGAAGCCAGGCCTTTCCAAATACTCTTTGTAGTGATGCAAGGATTTATTTGGTTCCTTGGTCTCTGTTTTTTAGTCAGTGGAGTGGTAGGAATAGGTAATATGATGCGTGTGGTCGTAAAGGAGCGTACACAAGAATTGGCCATTCGGAAAGTGATGGGTGCTCAATCAAGCGATATTATGGACTTAATTTTATTAGAATCGATAATCATTAACTTCATTTCTGGTGTCTTAGGACTAGGGATCGGTATAAGCATGCTCCAGTGGATGAATACCTATCTATTGCCTATCATCGAAAAACATGGGATCGCTCATTTTGAATTTCACTTTTCTATGGTTGTATCTGCCTTAATTGTTTTGATATTGTCTGGTTGTCTAGCCGGCATTATCCCTGCAAAAAGAGCATTATACATTAAGCCAATAGATGCTTTAAATAATGAATAA
- a CDS encoding efflux RND transporter periplasmic adaptor subunit produces the protein MRTITKFILTTGLIAGGVLAYSRVYKVKWSKFHQVTFKTTQPTRRTIIRKKIFSGTLIPHKEINLETHLTGIVDKLWVEVGGYVQQGRNIARIKIQPNPKEIEEAASKLRVASINLNQARGKYLRSKHLFTKKMLAKEAYEADLASWEQTKEAFALAEKTLQITQKGYTHAKGANANLIKATTKGTILALPAKEGSMVQATSGNARGTTVAVIGDMDHFLFSAQVSELDVADLTKGMTFTASLNAFNEAKLQVTLTKIAPKASEERLKNGEIKFAIEGLVQQPKKSKITLRAGYLAVAEVVVGQVDNVLAVPESVIQMKGKDCFVKCLHDGKMVPKNVVLGLSDGLYVEIKEGLTEADQLIVET, from the coding sequence ATGCGTACAATCACTAAATTTATTTTAACCACTGGTCTTATAGCTGGGGGCGTTTTGGCTTATTCTAGGGTCTATAAAGTCAAATGGAGCAAGTTCCATCAAGTAACTTTTAAAACCACACAGCCTACGCGCAGAACGATTATTCGAAAAAAAATTTTTTCCGGTACCCTTATACCTCATAAAGAAATTAATTTAGAAACGCATCTTACAGGTATTGTAGATAAATTATGGGTAGAAGTGGGGGGTTATGTGCAACAAGGTAGGAATATTGCGCGTATTAAAATACAGCCGAATCCAAAAGAGATTGAGGAGGCAGCTAGCAAGTTGCGTGTGGCCTCTATTAACCTAAATCAAGCCAGAGGGAAATACTTAAGAAGTAAACACCTTTTCACTAAAAAGATGCTAGCCAAAGAAGCTTATGAAGCAGATTTGGCATCCTGGGAACAAACCAAAGAAGCATTTGCTTTAGCAGAGAAAACATTGCAAATCACCCAAAAAGGCTATACTCATGCAAAAGGAGCAAATGCCAACCTCATTAAGGCTACTACAAAAGGAACTATTTTAGCCTTACCGGCTAAGGAAGGTAGTATGGTACAGGCCACGAGTGGCAATGCACGTGGTACTACAGTGGCAGTTATTGGTGATATGGATCATTTTTTGTTTTCAGCTCAAGTAAGTGAATTAGATGTGGCCGATTTAACCAAAGGGATGACCTTTACAGCTTCATTAAATGCCTTTAATGAAGCAAAATTACAAGTTACGTTAACTAAAATTGCACCAAAAGCAAGTGAAGAGCGATTAAAAAATGGAGAAATTAAATTTGCAATAGAAGGACTGGTGCAGCAGCCTAAAAAGTCAAAAATTACCTTACGGGCAGGTTATTTAGCAGTCGCAGAGGTAGTAGTTGGACAAGTAGACAATGTCCTGGCTGTTCCAGAAAGCGTAATTCAAATGAAAGGAAAGGACTGTTTTGTAAAATGTTTGCATGACGGTAAAATGGTTCCCAAAAATGTAGTATTAGGGCTATCAGATGGGCTCTATGTTGAAATAAAAGAAGGCCTTACAGAAGCAGATCAATTAATTGTAGAAACGTAG